The following are from one region of the Stigmatella ashevillena genome:
- a CDS encoding beta/gamma crystallin-related protein, with product MSVDYAGYLSKHDVVFNAPITQPKSGLTVGNGRVGAMVWDTANGFTMQVSGVDASQEGFASQGLVSLSTTPGLNTGYSTFQQRLALYDGLVRTQYDSNRTVTLFGAPNSEVLGIHVEDSRPGVSSISLDLSLWDVSAFSGGDVPDISTWRTVSTFVETSVAGLSRGQTDANQFGYTLAATVEGASFTTQYVNGNKVRLTIMPTSSYTIWIACASRLNAPGHDSINQAKSLLNGVKSTGYSTVLNSYKNWWHAFWNKSFVQYANASGDADYLESFYYLSTYVIASGAYGNYPFHFINGVYSAVADTDSGKWSNAYWYWNQRDVYHSFLASNHAEMVNTFNALYSRNFGALKSYTMTRYGIDGIWVPETMGWDGNARGTIYSDFTQDTLSTAAEAALNMYSQYKYTQDAAYLSGTAYPFMKEAAKFYAGKLSYNGGTGKYYMASSNVHEQHWDVQNAITDLAAVRSLFPKVIQVSQQLGVDSTLRSQWQNILNNLVAYPADPSNPAQYFPHTPPLSPNRNGENVILELAWPYAVTGIGALDQQVMVNHYFNRPFPYGGNNVWDPSPIQAARLGLGDEAYIGMKAMIQRYQDYPNGRTTNTNGEFEYMGVHLNALNESLLQSHDDKIRVFPAVPGDSTLNGKFTLLASGGFLVSSERESNEIKYVGIKSLYGNAATVVNPWGTQQVQVRRLSDNAVVATSSAGVFTFSTAVNAVYVVERLAKTLGAYTYQVLSGSPNNAIKAVTFNGVPRALGSAAPYTGPMPSFYPDPNFGGVGVSLPPGSYGISQMQAAGIANDSVSSIRVPAGVTVVAYGDGAFDGPSWTFTADNSNLANTGNDNTLSSFKITVVSSGVTFYSESNFGGTGVTLGVGSYSIAQMQAAGIVNDSISSIRVPEGRTVIAYGDGAFDGPSWTFTADNGNLANTGNDNTISSFRIQ from the coding sequence TTGAGCGTTGACTACGCGGGGTACCTGTCGAAGCACGATGTGGTGTTCAACGCGCCCATCACGCAGCCCAAGAGCGGGCTGACCGTGGGCAACGGCCGCGTGGGCGCGATGGTCTGGGATACCGCCAACGGCTTCACGATGCAGGTCTCTGGCGTCGATGCGTCGCAGGAAGGGTTCGCCTCGCAGGGGCTGGTGAGCCTCTCGACCACTCCGGGCTTGAATACGGGGTACTCCACCTTCCAGCAAAGGCTGGCTTTGTACGATGGCCTCGTGAGAACCCAGTACGATTCAAACCGCACGGTCACCCTCTTTGGGGCACCCAACTCCGAGGTGCTGGGCATTCACGTCGAGGACAGTCGGCCGGGTGTCTCCAGCATCTCGTTGGATTTGAGCCTCTGGGATGTCAGCGCGTTCAGCGGCGGGGATGTGCCGGACATCTCGACCTGGCGGACGGTCTCCACCTTCGTCGAGACTTCCGTCGCGGGACTCAGCCGAGGACAGACCGATGCGAACCAATTCGGCTACACGTTGGCGGCGACGGTCGAGGGGGCCAGTTTCACGACCCAGTACGTGAATGGCAACAAGGTGCGGCTCACGATCATGCCGACGTCCAGCTACACCATCTGGATTGCTTGCGCCAGCAGGTTGAATGCTCCTGGCCATGACTCGATCAATCAGGCCAAGAGCCTGCTCAACGGTGTCAAGAGCACTGGGTACAGCACCGTTCTGAACAGCTACAAGAACTGGTGGCATGCCTTCTGGAACAAGTCGTTCGTTCAGTATGCCAACGCCTCGGGCGATGCGGATTATCTGGAGAGCTTCTATTACCTGAGCACCTATGTGATTGCCTCGGGCGCTTACGGGAACTACCCCTTTCACTTCATCAATGGGGTGTACAGCGCCGTTGCCGACACCGACAGCGGGAAGTGGAGCAATGCGTATTGGTATTGGAACCAGCGGGATGTCTACCACTCGTTCCTGGCTTCCAACCATGCGGAGATGGTGAATACGTTCAACGCTCTGTACAGCCGCAACTTCGGCGCGCTCAAGTCGTACACGATGACACGGTACGGCATTGATGGGATCTGGGTGCCCGAGACCATGGGCTGGGACGGCAACGCGAGGGGGACCATCTACAGCGATTTCACGCAGGATACGCTCTCCACCGCAGCGGAGGCCGCCTTGAACATGTACAGCCAGTACAAGTACACCCAGGACGCGGCCTACCTGAGCGGGACGGCGTATCCGTTCATGAAGGAGGCCGCCAAGTTCTACGCGGGCAAGCTGTCGTACAATGGAGGGACCGGAAAATATTATATGGCGTCCTCCAACGTTCATGAGCAGCACTGGGACGTGCAGAACGCCATCACGGATCTGGCCGCGGTGCGCAGCCTGTTCCCCAAGGTGATTCAGGTGAGTCAGCAGTTGGGCGTGGACAGCACCCTGCGGAGCCAGTGGCAGAACATCCTGAACAATCTGGTGGCCTACCCGGCGGATCCGAGCAATCCGGCCCAGTATTTTCCCCACACCCCTCCCTTGTCGCCGAACCGGAATGGCGAGAACGTCATCCTGGAACTGGCCTGGCCTTATGCTGTGACTGGTATTGGCGCCTTGGATCAGCAGGTGATGGTCAACCACTATTTCAACCGGCCTTTTCCCTACGGTGGGAACAATGTGTGGGATCCTTCCCCGATCCAGGCGGCGCGGCTTGGGCTCGGTGACGAGGCGTACATTGGGATGAAGGCGATGATCCAGCGGTACCAGGACTATCCGAATGGACGGACGACCAACACGAACGGCGAGTTTGAGTACATGGGCGTGCACCTGAATGCCCTGAACGAGTCGTTGCTGCAAAGCCATGACGACAAGATCAGGGTGTTTCCCGCCGTGCCGGGCGATTCGACGCTGAACGGCAAGTTCACGCTGCTGGCCAGTGGTGGTTTCCTGGTCAGCTCGGAGCGGGAGAGCAACGAGATCAAGTACGTGGGCATCAAGAGCTTGTATGGCAATGCGGCGACGGTCGTGAATCCCTGGGGCACGCAGCAGGTTCAAGTCAGAAGGCTGTCCGACAACGCGGTTGTCGCAACGTCTTCGGCAGGGGTGTTCACGTTCAGCACCGCGGTGAACGCGGTCTACGTTGTCGAAAGGCTGGCCAAGACACTCGGCGCCTACACCTACCAGGTGCTGAGCGGCAGCCCGAACAATGCGATCAAGGCGGTGACCTTCAACGGTGTTCCCAGGGCGCTGGGCAGTGCGGCGCCGTACACGGGGCCCATGCCGTCCTTCTATCCGGACCCGAACTTCGGCGGGGTGGGTGTGTCCTTGCCTCCAGGCAGCTACGGCATTTCCCAGATGCAGGCGGCTGGGATCGCCAACGACAGCGTTTCGTCGATCCGGGTGCCCGCGGGAGTGACGGTGGTGGCTTACGGAGACGGCGCTTTTGATGGGCCGTCATGGACGTTCACGGCGGACAACAGCAATCTTGCCAATACCGGGAACGACAACACCCTCTCTTCGTTCAAGATCACCGTGGTCTCGTCTGGGGTGACCTTCTATTCGGAGAGCAACTTCGGCGGTACCGGTGTGACGCTGGGCGTTGGCAGCTACAGCATCGCCCAGATGCAGGCGGCGGGCATTGTGAATGACAGCATCTCGTCCATTCGGGTGCCCGAGGGCCGAACGGTGATTGCCTATGGGGACGGTGCCTTCGATGGGCCGTCATGGACGTTCACGGCGGACAACGGCAATCTCGCCAATACCGGGAACGACAACACCATCTCCTCATTCAGGATTCAGTAA
- a CDS encoding multidrug effflux MFS transporter: MMTKISLSSGAEALDTAIPPRADTSRPHASGVLLAILATLAALGTLATNILLPSLPSIARDLGIPTSATGAMVSAFFATFAVGQLAVGPLSDRFGRRSIVLGGLAVFLVGSLACALATTLPLLVAGRVVQALGVCAASVLSRAIARDLFEGAALGRVLAFTMVAMAAAPGFSPLLGGALDQTFGWRSAFVAVALFGLAVAAAYALFIGETHHSARTALDARATALGYAQLITDRRFIVPAATTGLITSGLFAMFTASPAVLMDGLGLSSLELGLFFAGTVFVVFGAGMGAPRLAARWGALRVVTTGLVLAFAGGALLTGLVRFGAFSLPVYLLTVSVFLFGMGLTNPLATSLALSPFGARAGLASALIGFLQMAGATAGAVAATATSLPPVMALGWTLTLASAAALALFTPTARR; encoded by the coding sequence ATGATGACGAAAATAAGTCTCTCTTCAGGCGCCGAGGCGCTCGACACGGCCATCCCCCCGCGCGCGGACACCTCGCGGCCCCACGCTTCTGGAGTCCTGCTCGCGATCCTGGCCACGCTGGCCGCGCTCGGCACCCTCGCGACCAACATCCTGCTGCCGTCGCTTCCGAGCATCGCCAGGGACCTTGGCATCCCCACCTCGGCCACGGGCGCGATGGTGAGCGCCTTCTTCGCCACTTTCGCCGTGGGGCAGCTGGCCGTGGGCCCCTTGTCCGATCGGTTTGGCCGCCGGAGCATCGTGCTCGGCGGACTCGCGGTGTTCCTCGTGGGAAGTCTCGCTTGCGCGCTCGCGACCACCCTGCCCCTCCTTGTCGCGGGACGTGTCGTCCAGGCACTGGGCGTCTGCGCCGCTTCGGTGCTGTCACGAGCGATCGCACGCGATCTCTTCGAGGGAGCCGCGTTGGGGCGAGTGCTCGCCTTCACCATGGTGGCGATGGCAGCCGCACCGGGATTTTCGCCCCTGCTGGGCGGAGCACTCGATCAGACCTTCGGTTGGCGCTCCGCGTTCGTGGCCGTGGCCCTGTTCGGGCTCGCGGTCGCCGCCGCGTATGCGCTCTTCATCGGAGAGACCCACCACTCGGCGCGCACCGCGCTCGATGCCCGAGCCACCGCTCTCGGCTATGCCCAACTCATCACCGACCGCCGATTCATCGTTCCCGCCGCCACCACTGGACTCATCACCAGTGGCCTCTTCGCGATGTTCACGGCCTCCCCCGCCGTCCTCATGGACGGGCTGGGACTCTCTTCCCTGGAACTCGGGCTCTTCTTCGCGGGCACGGTCTTCGTCGTGTTCGGCGCCGGCATGGGAGCCCCCCGGCTCGCTGCCCGCTGGGGCGCCCTCCGTGTCGTCACCACCGGATTGGTCCTCGCGTTCGCTGGCGGCGCACTGCTGACCGGACTCGTACGCTTCGGGGCCTTCTCGCTTCCCGTCTACCTGCTCACCGTCTCGGTGTTCCTCTTCGGCATGGGGCTCACCAACCCCCTCGCCACCTCACTCGCCCTGTCCCCTTTCGGAGCCCGGGCCGGTCTGGCGTCGGCCTTGATCGGCTTCCTTCAAATGGCCGGAGCGACAGCCGGTGCCGTGGCCGCCACCGCCACATCGCTTCCTCCGGTGATGGCCCTGGGTTGGACCCTGACGCTCGCCTCGGCCGCCGCGTTGGCGCTGTTCACCCCCACAGCCCGGCGCTGA
- a CDS encoding tRNA-uridine aminocarboxypropyltransferase: MRPVCLRCRRPQATCYCAHIPRVETRTRVVFLQHPRERRVAIGTARMAHLALTNSELHQGVDFSDNARLAALAAKPERVAVLFPGEGAMTLEEARAHPPESLIVVDGTWPLAKKVVSVNPVLAGLPRIGFTPRRPSNYRIRSEPAEHCVSTIEAVVEVLGALEGEQPRFDAMLRAFEFMVDTQLENQSSREDPPRRRIFKAPWRPPLELRSLAERFPQLVLLYAEANAHPLEAGIPPELVHLVASRPSSGERFEAVLAPRQPLARSTPLHTELPESVLLAGEDRDTALGRFETFLRPGDALAVWTSYALDLLWRDGVPRRPAVNVRLATARALAGKAGGVEQAVAMLRAEAPALWAQGRAGRRIQALEAVALELILRGRATQPPLKKGA, translated from the coding sequence GTGCGTCCTGTCTGCCTGCGCTGCCGCCGTCCTCAAGCCACCTGTTACTGTGCGCACATCCCTCGCGTCGAGACCCGCACGCGGGTGGTCTTTCTCCAGCACCCGCGGGAGCGGCGCGTGGCCATCGGCACCGCGCGCATGGCGCACCTGGCGCTGACCAACTCCGAGCTGCACCAAGGGGTGGACTTCTCGGACAACGCCCGGCTGGCGGCCCTCGCCGCGAAGCCCGAGCGGGTGGCCGTGCTCTTTCCCGGCGAGGGGGCGATGACGCTCGAGGAGGCACGGGCGCACCCTCCCGAGTCCCTCATCGTCGTGGACGGGACGTGGCCCCTGGCGAAGAAGGTCGTCTCGGTCAACCCCGTGCTCGCCGGGTTGCCCCGCATCGGCTTCACCCCGCGCCGCCCGAGCAACTACCGCATCCGCTCCGAGCCCGCCGAGCACTGCGTCTCGACCATCGAGGCGGTGGTGGAGGTGTTGGGCGCGCTGGAAGGAGAACAACCGCGCTTCGACGCGATGCTGCGTGCCTTCGAATTCATGGTGGACACCCAGTTGGAGAACCAGTCCAGCCGGGAGGATCCGCCGCGCCGCCGCATCTTCAAGGCGCCCTGGCGCCCGCCGCTGGAGCTGCGCTCGCTGGCCGAGCGGTTTCCTCAACTCGTGCTTTTGTATGCCGAGGCCAATGCCCATCCTTTGGAGGCGGGCATTCCCCCCGAACTGGTCCACCTGGTGGCCAGCCGCCCGTCCTCCGGTGAGCGTTTCGAGGCCGTTCTTGCCCCGCGTCAGCCGCTCGCGCGCAGCACCCCGCTGCACACGGAGCTGCCCGAGAGCGTCCTGCTCGCGGGCGAGGATCGGGACACGGCGCTGGGCCGCTTCGAGACCTTCCTGCGCCCAGGGGATGCCCTCGCGGTGTGGACCTCCTACGCCCTGGATCTGCTGTGGCGCGATGGCGTCCCCCGGCGCCCGGCGGTGAATGTGCGGCTGGCGACGGCCCGGGCCCTTGCGGGCAAGGCGGGAGGCGTCGAGCAGGCGGTGGCGATGCTGAGGGCCGAGGCGCCCGCGCTCTGGGCGCAGGGGCGCGCGGGTCGGCGCATTCAGGCCCTGGAGGCCGTGGCCCTGGAGCTCATCCTGCGTGGGCGGGCCACGCAGCCACCTCTGAAGAAGGGCGCGTGA
- a CDS encoding acyltransferase family protein produces MRSLRSPALLLPPRHPALDGARGFAVMAMVMGHTLDALLAPVARSHPWVQKYWEFRGITAPLFLLVSGWAIVAALDARRPDAAKATYGRRVQRALLLLFFGYLLHWPGWETVLALGWGDTLLSHVFAFDALQCIGISLLLGATLLALVPGTWGRAAALTTLAVGIPLASTAAWEASPLLPSVLQQAVGGEGSHFPLFPWAGYFFAGALASGSLRPLRSGWPQGLALTVLGLGLLGITQLLPADWSPSSAWLVAFRVGQGFLVLAVMNFVPVWLSGLLAPLGRVSLWVYVIHLPVVYGWAGTPGLAQRVGPQLGLALALLAGVGLLAASFLLARLGQWLRGLTLPWRVGSTTLGVGPGAQRV; encoded by the coding sequence TTGCGCTCTCTTCGTTCGCCCGCCCTTCTTCTGCCCCCTCGCCACCCGGCCTTGGATGGCGCCCGCGGCTTCGCCGTGATGGCGATGGTGATGGGACATACGCTGGATGCCCTCCTGGCGCCCGTGGCCCGAAGCCACCCGTGGGTCCAAAAGTACTGGGAGTTCCGCGGCATCACCGCGCCTCTCTTCCTGCTGGTGAGCGGCTGGGCCATCGTGGCCGCGCTCGACGCGCGCCGGCCCGATGCCGCGAAGGCCACCTATGGCCGCCGGGTCCAGCGGGCGCTGCTGCTGCTCTTCTTCGGGTACCTGCTGCACTGGCCTGGCTGGGAAACGGTGCTCGCCCTGGGGTGGGGAGACACGCTGCTGTCCCACGTCTTCGCCTTCGATGCGCTCCAGTGCATCGGCATCAGCTTGCTGCTCGGCGCCACCCTCCTCGCCCTCGTTCCGGGCACCTGGGGCCGAGCCGCGGCGCTCACGACGCTCGCCGTGGGCATCCCCCTGGCCAGCACCGCCGCATGGGAAGCCAGTCCCCTCCTGCCCTCCGTGCTGCAACAGGCCGTGGGGGGCGAAGGCAGCCACTTCCCGCTCTTCCCCTGGGCAGGCTACTTCTTCGCCGGGGCACTGGCCTCCGGCAGCCTGCGCCCGCTGCGCTCGGGCTGGCCTCAGGGGCTCGCGCTGACGGTGCTCGGACTGGGCCTCCTGGGTATCACCCAGTTGCTCCCTGCCGATTGGAGCCCCTCGAGCGCGTGGCTCGTCGCCTTCCGCGTGGGGCAGGGCTTCCTCGTGCTCGCGGTGATGAACTTCGTGCCCGTGTGGCTCTCGGGGCTGCTGGCCCCCCTGGGCCGCGTGTCCCTCTGGGTCTACGTGATTCACCTGCCCGTGGTGTACGGCTGGGCGGGGACGCCGGGGCTCGCCCAGCGGGTGGGCCCCCAACTGGGGCTCGCGCTGGCCCTGCTCGCGGGGGTGGGGCTCCTGGCCGCCAGCTTCCTGCTGGCCCGCCTCGGCCAGTGGCTCCGAGGCCTCACCCTTCCCTGGCGCGTGGGCTCGACGACGCTGGGGGTGGGTCCTGGCGCCCAGCGCGTTTGA
- a CDS encoding cytochrome-c peroxidase, translating into MNDWTRNKMAPLPAALVALGLLTGSGCSREAPPPPVPPSLPAAEALVTPPPAPPRAVLDPAKLVVAFKPAPKGKATSGHQDTEARIALGRMLFFDARLSKNHDISCNSCHGLDSFGVDNKPLSDGHRGQKGTRNSPTVYNAAGHIAQFWDGRASSLEAQAEGPLFNPVEMALPDDQRLVATLSSMPEYMRRFKAAFPSEKQPVTRATVTQAIASFERQLTTPSRFDAFLAGDASALSAQERRGLETFVSVGCTTCHNGGAVGGTSFQKLGLIEPWPHLADGGRFEVTKDEEDRSKFRVPTLRNVEKTAPYLHSGSVQELPEMVRLMARHQLGQTLGEADVEDVVAFLKSLTGQLPQQYISAPALPKSTPRTPKPDPS; encoded by the coding sequence ATGAATGATTGGACCCGGAACAAGATGGCCCCGCTGCCCGCGGCGCTCGTGGCGTTGGGGCTGCTGACGGGTTCGGGTTGCTCCCGGGAAGCGCCTCCGCCTCCGGTGCCTCCGAGTCTGCCGGCGGCCGAGGCCCTGGTCACGCCTCCTCCGGCTCCCCCGCGGGCCGTCCTGGATCCCGCGAAGCTGGTGGTGGCCTTCAAGCCCGCCCCGAAGGGGAAAGCCACCTCCGGGCACCAGGACACCGAGGCCCGGATCGCCCTGGGGCGCATGCTCTTCTTTGATGCGCGGCTCTCCAAGAACCACGACATCTCCTGCAACTCCTGCCACGGTCTGGACTCGTTCGGCGTGGACAACAAGCCGCTGTCGGATGGACACCGGGGCCAGAAGGGGACGCGCAACTCGCCGACCGTCTACAACGCCGCGGGCCACATCGCGCAGTTCTGGGACGGGCGCGCGTCGTCCCTGGAGGCGCAGGCCGAGGGGCCGCTCTTCAACCCCGTGGAGATGGCACTGCCGGACGATCAGCGGCTCGTGGCGACGCTCTCCTCCATGCCGGAGTATATGAGGCGCTTCAAGGCGGCGTTTCCATCGGAGAAGCAGCCTGTGACGCGCGCCACCGTGACGCAGGCCATCGCCTCCTTCGAGCGCCAGCTCACCACCCCCTCGCGCTTCGACGCGTTTCTGGCGGGCGATGCCAGCGCGCTCAGCGCCCAGGAGCGTCGCGGCCTGGAGACCTTTGTCTCCGTCGGCTGCACCACGTGCCACAACGGGGGCGCGGTGGGGGGCACCTCCTTCCAGAAACTCGGCCTGATCGAGCCCTGGCCGCACTTGGCGGATGGCGGCCGGTTCGAGGTGACGAAGGACGAGGAGGACCGGAGCAAGTTCCGGGTCCCCACGCTGCGCAACGTGGAGAAGACGGCACCGTACCTCCACAGTGGCTCCGTCCAGGAGCTCCCCGAGATGGTGCGGCTGATGGCCCGGCACCAGTTGGGCCAGACGCTCGGGGAGGCGGACGTGGAGGATGTGGTGGCGTTCCTCAAGAGCCTGACCGGGCAGCTTCCCCAGCAGTACATCTCCGCCCCCGCGCTGCCGAAGAGCACGCCCCGCACGCCGAAACCGGACCCTTCGTGA
- a CDS encoding ATP-binding protein, whose protein sequence is MQVILLMMPPAMGEELERRLHSTKASGVECEVLHARELERVPDLLPPGLVVVWDEGGPLEPLAALCRHLDARRFFARTQLLVLTQRNAAGCEALAQAGADECLAPPGEPWGARLVALQRRLKPRGEPPAAMSSQEFRRSSLEPSFQALMSGFSAIAGDEMFRGLVAQLGSAFHGVGALVGVLTEEQDTLRTLAFWSEDHFEENFTFPLTGTAHQEALRRGFFHVPEGARMYFPSDRTLSRLGTGGYLGGVLRDTKGRAVGVLAVGRRGALAVDRKDHVLLEVFAARAEAELERLHAEAELVQTRVFLRNFLEAVPDPIFIKDRTHRWIILNSAFARVMGLPMEKLVDKTDYDLLPAHEAALFWERDEQVFSSGQPNEHEERLTDPSGNTRIVITKKALFTVMSGEPFLIAIIRDITEARRMETQLQLSERMASVGTLAAGVAHEINNPLAYISSNLAFLAEQLEQETAWAEQRAEMRDAVQESLEGTRRVRLIVQDLKSFSRADDESQGLVDAHRVIQGSLRLVRNELEHRAQLSLELNAVPPVLGNESRLAQVIVNLLVNALQAFAPERLAGDNRIRIVTRAEAERVHIKVEDNGQGMTPEVQRRIFDPFFTTKPVGVGTGLGLSICNTIIQGMGGSIEVESVPGVGSTFHLNFPAMRDSGREPPAPQKPAGPRKGPRRRVLLIDDEPAVGAAVRRLLYEFHEIHSVQDAREALQLIHRGERYDAILCDVMMKGMSGVDFILELENLSPELARHTGLMSAGIFSEQARAFIAARGLDFLRKPFEREGLRLFVERLCG, encoded by the coding sequence GTGCAAGTCATCCTGTTGATGATGCCACCGGCGATGGGCGAGGAGCTTGAACGGCGGCTACACTCCACGAAGGCGTCCGGCGTGGAGTGCGAAGTGCTTCATGCCAGGGAGCTGGAGCGGGTGCCGGATCTGCTCCCGCCAGGCCTCGTGGTGGTGTGGGACGAGGGGGGGCCGCTGGAGCCGTTGGCCGCGCTCTGCCGCCACCTCGATGCCCGCCGGTTCTTCGCGAGGACCCAGTTGCTCGTCCTGACCCAGCGCAACGCCGCCGGATGTGAGGCCCTGGCCCAGGCCGGAGCGGATGAATGTCTGGCCCCCCCGGGAGAGCCTTGGGGTGCCCGGCTCGTGGCCCTCCAGCGGCGTCTGAAGCCGCGGGGGGAGCCGCCCGCCGCGATGAGCTCCCAGGAGTTTCGCCGCTCCAGCCTGGAGCCGTCCTTCCAGGCGCTCATGAGCGGGTTCTCGGCCATCGCGGGAGACGAGATGTTCCGCGGCCTGGTGGCCCAGCTTGGCTCGGCGTTTCATGGCGTGGGGGCCCTGGTGGGTGTGCTGACCGAGGAGCAGGACACGCTTCGGACGCTCGCGTTCTGGAGCGAGGACCATTTCGAGGAGAACTTCACCTTTCCCCTGACAGGGACCGCGCACCAGGAGGCACTTCGCCGCGGCTTCTTTCATGTCCCGGAAGGGGCCCGGATGTATTTTCCCAGTGACCGGACGCTCTCGCGGTTGGGCACCGGAGGGTATCTGGGAGGGGTGCTCCGGGATACGAAGGGGCGGGCGGTCGGGGTGCTGGCCGTCGGGAGACGGGGCGCGCTGGCCGTGGACAGGAAGGACCATGTCCTCCTCGAGGTCTTCGCGGCCCGTGCGGAAGCCGAGCTGGAGCGGCTGCACGCGGAGGCCGAGCTGGTCCAGACGCGGGTCTTCTTGCGGAACTTCCTGGAGGCGGTTCCGGATCCGATCTTCATCAAGGACCGCACCCACCGGTGGATCATCTTGAACAGTGCGTTCGCCCGGGTCATGGGACTGCCCATGGAGAAGCTGGTGGACAAGACCGATTATGATCTTCTCCCCGCGCACGAGGCGGCCCTCTTCTGGGAGCGGGACGAGCAGGTGTTTTCTTCCGGCCAGCCCAACGAGCACGAGGAGCGCCTCACGGACCCGTCTGGAAACACCCGCATCGTCATCACGAAGAAGGCGCTGTTCACCGTGATGAGCGGCGAGCCTTTCTTGATCGCCATCATCCGGGACATCACCGAGGCGCGGCGGATGGAGACGCAATTGCAGCTGTCGGAACGGATGGCCTCGGTGGGCACCTTGGCCGCCGGGGTGGCGCATGAGATCAACAACCCGCTGGCCTACATCTCCTCCAACCTGGCATTTCTGGCCGAGCAGCTCGAGCAAGAGACGGCCTGGGCCGAGCAGCGTGCCGAGATGCGCGATGCCGTCCAGGAGTCCCTGGAAGGCACCCGACGGGTCCGGCTCATCGTTCAGGATCTCAAGTCCTTCTCCCGGGCGGATGACGAGAGCCAGGGACTCGTCGACGCTCATCGCGTCATCCAGGGGTCGCTTCGCCTGGTGCGCAACGAGTTGGAGCACCGGGCTCAGTTGAGCCTGGAGCTCAATGCCGTTCCGCCCGTGCTCGGCAACGAGTCGCGGTTGGCCCAGGTCATCGTCAACCTCCTGGTGAATGCGTTGCAGGCTTTTGCTCCCGAGCGTCTGGCCGGGGACAACCGCATTCGCATCGTGACCCGGGCCGAGGCGGAGCGGGTGCACATCAAGGTCGAGGACAACGGTCAGGGGATGACGCCCGAAGTGCAGCGGCGCATCTTTGATCCCTTCTTCACCACCAAGCCGGTGGGGGTGGGCACGGGGCTGGGCCTGTCCATCTGCAACACCATCATCCAGGGCATGGGCGGCAGCATCGAGGTCGAGAGCGTCCCCGGCGTGGGGAGCACGTTCCATCTGAATTTCCCGGCCATGAGGGATTCAGGACGAGAGCCCCCCGCCCCCCAGAAACCGGCGGGTCCCCGCAAAGGACCCCGCAGGCGCGTGCTCCTCATCGACGATGAGCCTGCGGTGGGCGCGGCCGTGCGCCGCCTGCTCTATGAGTTCCATGAGATCCACTCCGTCCAGGATGCGCGCGAGGCGCTCCAACTCATTCACCGGGGGGAGCGCTACGATGCGATTCTGTGTGACGTGATGATGAAGGGAATGAGCGGCGTGGACTTCATCCTGGAACTGGAGAACCTCTCGCCCGAGCTGGCCCGGCACACGGGCCTCATGTCCGCCGGGATTTTCTCCGAGCAGGCCCGTGCGTTCATCGCCGCGCGCGGGCTCGACTTCCTGCGCAAGCCCTTCGAGCGCGAAGGCCTGCGCTTGTTCGTGGAGCGCCTGTGCGGTTGA
- a CDS encoding RluA family pseudouridine synthase, with the protein MIVAREAAGERLDKHLSKHVPGLSLERARQLIAQGHARIRGKKCQPTRKLWGGEEIELSLPSPRVPQGPAVEGPGLPVLHDDPHLVIVDKPAGLVVEPGGGAPSVVELLAAQRPPFDVEGLARPGVVHRLDRETSGCLMFARTDAARAALDQAFQQKRVDKRYWTLVLGETPERERLEGPYGRDPKDPRKFTTRVKSARRAALAFEVRERLQGATLLEVQLETGRTHQIRVQLSEAGFPVLGDGVYGPAEARSHPAAQALGRQALHALRLALPHPATGALVRVEAPLPEDFQKALEVLRKVHCPA; encoded by the coding sequence TTGATCGTCGCGCGCGAGGCGGCTGGGGAGCGGCTCGACAAGCACCTCTCGAAGCACGTGCCCGGCCTCTCCCTGGAGCGGGCCCGCCAGCTCATCGCGCAGGGGCACGCGCGCATCCGGGGCAAGAAGTGCCAGCCCACGCGGAAGCTCTGGGGCGGCGAGGAGATCGAACTCTCGCTTCCCTCGCCCCGTGTCCCCCAGGGGCCCGCCGTGGAAGGGCCCGGGTTGCCAGTGCTCCACGATGATCCGCACCTGGTCATCGTGGACAAGCCCGCGGGGCTCGTGGTGGAGCCGGGGGGCGGGGCGCCCTCGGTGGTGGAGTTGCTCGCGGCGCAGCGGCCCCCCTTCGATGTGGAAGGCCTCGCACGCCCAGGTGTCGTCCACCGGCTGGATCGCGAGACGAGCGGATGCCTCATGTTCGCTCGCACCGATGCGGCCAGGGCGGCGTTGGATCAGGCGTTCCAGCAGAAGCGTGTGGACAAGCGTTACTGGACCCTCGTGCTCGGAGAAACCCCCGAGCGCGAGCGGCTGGAGGGGCCCTATGGCAGGGACCCCAAGGACCCTCGGAAGTTCACCACGCGCGTGAAGTCCGCGCGCCGGGCAGCCCTGGCCTTCGAGGTCCGTGAGCGACTGCAGGGCGCGACGTTGCTGGAAGTCCAGTTGGAGACCGGGCGCACCCATCAGATCCGCGTCCAGCTCTCGGAAGCAGGCTTCCCAGTGCTCGGAGACGGTGTGTATGGCCCCGCGGAGGCACGCTCCCATCCAGCGGCGCAGGCCTTGGGCCGACAGGCACTGCATGCACTGCGCCTGGCGTTGCCTCACCCCGCGACGGGAGCGCTGGTGCGGGTGGAAGCGCCGCTGCCCGAGGACTTCCAGAAGGCATTGGAGGTGCTGCGCAAGGTACATTGCCCCGCATGA